Part of the Triticum aestivum cultivar Chinese Spring chromosome 4D, IWGSC CS RefSeq v2.1, whole genome shotgun sequence genome is shown below.
acctccttaagcacctagcattgtacaaggccttactgTACTAACTTTTTGTTAGGGGCGTCAAGCCTCTCAACTGGCCCATGGGCTAGGCAGCCACAATATCACGCTAGAGCGATTTTTATCAGCCTGTCTAGCAGGCGGGTTAGCTTGCGGGAGATCCTATTCCGCACAGGGAGGGGAAAATATCAGGTGCTACGGAGCACCTAAGTATAGGTGCTCCAGGAGTTTCTCAGCCGTTGGATCTAAAATTCAATGGTTATCTATGGATGCGCTGGATCTAGTTGTAATAACAGACTCCTAGGGGGTGTTTTTTGAATAAATGCACGAGCTCTCTCCTTAACCTTTGGATTTCAGATCAAACGACTGAGAAGCTCCTAGAGCACCTAAACTTATGTGCTCCCGTAGCACCTGATATTTTCCCGCGCAGGGAGCTCCTATTACGTGCGCTCCGCGCAGGGAAAAGGCGCCAAGACTATATCTCACTTTAAGTGAGACCGTAGGTTGTCTCGCGTCAAGCGAAAACagtattgggccggcccatttagcgCGCGCAGAGTTAAAAAATCGTGACTAAGTGATGATGCACAGTCAGTCTCTCGTTTATGTACTAACTTTTTGTTAGGGACATCAAGCCTCTCACCTGGCCCATGGGCTAGCTAGCCACAATATCACGCTAGAGCAATATTTATCAGCCTTCCTAGTAGGTGGGTTTGCTTGCGGGAGATCCTATTCCGCGCAGGGAGCTCCTATTACGTGCGCTCTGCGCTGGAGAAAGGCGCTGCGACTATATCTCGCTTTAAGTGAGACCGTAGGTTGTCTCGCGCCGAGCGAAAACagtattgggccggcccatttagcgCGCGCAGAGTTAAAAAATCGGGAAGAAAAGGGGGTAGGGGTCGAACACTAGTCTCTGGGATGAGCAAGAGAGCTGGTAGCCACTCGGTTCGCGTCTATTTTGTAAGAAGATAGTTGGATGCATCCTACTTTAGGCGTAACGAGCTGGTTTTTCACTGTGTTTCCCGGTTTTTGGTGTTTTTGTTTTTCACCGGGTTTTCTCAGTTTTTCCCTGTTTTcaatgttttttctttcttttatcgttgtttttctttgtttctttctcggattcaggtgttattttattttgttcatgttttttctttgattttctttcttccttccttgttttttcaaatacaagtttaacatgtTTTGAAACATGGAcaacatttttttctatacacattatttgttttccaaatgcttgattaatttttttcaaattgcTGTCAACATTTTCTcagatgcttgattaacattttaatatacatgataaaaaaattcatcattttttaataaaTGGTTAaagttttttctatacacatttaacatttcctAAATTCCAccttaacattttcaaatacttgttcaatctATTTTCAAATGTtcgattaacatttttatataaatGATCAATAAATTTCATcacttttttaatacatggtcaacattttttctataaacCTTTAATATTTCCAAATACTTAATCaacattttcaaatatttgttcaaaaaatttcaaatgcttgattaacattttgtaTACGTGATAAAAAAATTATCATTTTACAATACATactcaatattttttctatacacattcacCATTTTTAAAATTCTTATTCAATGTACTATTTAAACGATAAAAAATTCATCACTTTTATAACACAtagtcaatattttttatatacacatttaacatttttcaaatgcttgatcaacattttacaaataattattcaacgAAACTACAAATTCTGATTAATATTTTTCCAATACATGATCAAGTTTTTATACACATTTTTATACATTTGTCATATACGAGATAAACATTTTATCTatcacatttaacatttttcaaactttttggtcaacatttttcaaatatttttcatagagtaTTTTTTCTAATATATAACAGAATATTTTAGAGTGTAACCAAAATTAAATAAAATCAAAAATGAAAACTTAAATAAAGACGAAAAAGGAGGCTGTGGCCTCCATGCTCCATGGCCGGCCCATCTCACATATAGGGGCGCTCGGGAAAAGGTGCAGCGCGCACCCCCCAGGCTCCCACCCCAGCGTTGAACCCGAAATATTATAATGTAAAAAATGTTCACTAACAGAAAACAATGTTCACAATTAAAAAAAAATACAAATACCAAAACATGAATGTTTTTTTATTTGGATGAAGATTTTGGAATTTTGTCGGACAAAAAATAGAATTTTTCGTGAACAAAATTAAAATTCAACTTTGTTTGAATTTGATGAGTATCTTTTGTCTGTATTCAAGAATATTTGTTGAATTCAATAAACATCTTTCAAATTTTATGAATAAattttgaatttcaaaaaatgttcaacccCCATTTCAAAAGGGAAAAGTTTAGGTTCAGCTGGCGGAAAACTCAAACGCATCATCTGTCTCCTGTGAACAACACGTGTCCCACGTGAGATCCATCAATCTATCCCTTCCCAACCTTATCCCTTCACGATCTCTCCCATCCACTCGTTTTCTTCTCTATTTTTTGCAAGTGTGTGCATCATCGATGAGTGCCGCGTCTAACAAAATATTTCTGCAACTGGCCCTTTGTTGCAAAAAAATCTGCAACACGATCCCCATTGTAAAAAGGTGAAAAGGAATAAAATTGCAACAAGACCTCTATTACCAAAAAAACTGCAACATGACCTTTGTTACAAAAAAAATTGCAACACGATCTCTATTGCAAAAAGGTGACCGAGGAAAAAAAATTGCAAGAAGGCATTTGTTGCAAAAAAAATCACAACACCACCCTTTTTGCAGAGGGCCTTCTGCAACACCACTCTTGTTGCAAACGGTGGTTGTTCACGTGTATAGATCGGATGACCATTAGCGTGTACATCCAATGGCTGGAGAGGCGGTGGATCTTTTCTTATTATCCACCGGCCGATGCCTAGCGCTCCCCATTTCGAAAAATCGAATTTCCAAAATCATTCGTGAATttggaataaaaaatataaaaattaaaaatgaaaattaaaaaTTACGGAAAGAACGAAAAATAAAtgcaggaaaaaagaaaaaaaaagaaaacccagTTCGATGTAGGCAGCGGGGAGACGGAGGGTACACACGCGGTCACTATCGGGCGACCAAACGCGGTAAATAGGAGTTCGTCCATTCAGTGCGCGCCGCAAAGATGCGAAACGTGGACCCCCCCTCCCGCTTTTCCTTTTGGGCGGGCCCACATAGGGCCGGGAGGGCAGctattttgtttcatttttttgcttATATTTTTAATTTCTGCTTTTTCCTTTAAAATAATCCGTGATCTGAAAAAATTCCGAAATTCAAGAAAAAAAGTTGTGAATTTTGGAATATTTTATAAAAAATCATAAAATGGTCGTGAATTCGAAAGGTATTCCTGATTTTGATATTTTGGGAAATCATAAACGTTCACAGATTCAACAAATGTTTGTGATTTCTAAAAGATTTTTGCatatcaaaaaatgttcaagatttGAAAAATGTATCCAAGaaataaaaaagtgcatgttttTGAAAAAACATGTAGCGCATTCAAAAGTGTTAGTGAATTCCAACAAATGTTTGTgatatcaaaaaatgttcatgaattttaaagaaATTTCACATAATTAAAAAAATCTTCAGGAATTTCAAAAGGGTTCATTGCTTCGAAAAATATTGCTGATTCAAAAAATTCATGAATTGGAAAATGTGCttgcatttgaaaaaaaaatcatgaaaacaaaacaatctttgtgaatttcaaaaattatCCACAAATTTCAGAAAAAGTTTGCAGTCTCAAAAACAAATGTTCACGAGTTCCAAAAGAAACGTTCAGAATTTCAAAAAGAACACGTGAATTTGTgaaaaatgttcgcaaattcaGAAAAAGTTCACAATTTAGAAATTGTTTGCAAagtataaaaatgttcatgatttgaaaaaaatatttgtgaatttgagaaatgttccTGGTTTGGAAAACATTTCATGATTTCATAAAAttgtcatgatttcaaaaaataatTCTGAAATTTGAGAGAGACCGCAAAATGTAGATGATacaggaaaaaaaggaaaagataaaTGAGGAAAACAAACACGAAAAATATTTAAAAATAGAAAAGgataaaaatagaaaatagaaagaaaaaactaaaatggaaaaagaaaggaaagaatgAAAATGAAAAAGGCCGAAAAACCGAAAGAACACACAGAATAGGTTAGGAAAGGTTCAAGAACCTTCTCAAGATAGGAAAGGAGCTAGCTGGGCCGACTCAAGTGTATGCAGAGGGGGAGCAGGGCCTACGCACTAGGTCACTATTCTGCCACCTATGCGCCAAATAGGATCTGTCCTATTTGGCTATCTACGCACCAACTAGGGATCTGCCTtggcaatttcaaaaaaaaaaaaaagggaTCTGCCTTGGCTTGCGGCGGAAAAAAACGGTTATCAAACGCCGTATGGGACATGGAAATCGACACACATCTCGTTCGCGCAAACTCTCGTGAAAAACCTCACCCGCCCAAAGCGCGGGTTGTCTCGCGCCTGACCATCGGGATGAGAATGAGCCGGCCCGGAGCTAGCCTTGGACTCAGCCACTATGGCCCAAGGCTAATTTGTGAGGCCAAGGGTTAATAGAAAAAAAAATCTGGTTAATAGAAAAAATCAAGTCGTCTGCTTGTGGGTCTGTAGCTCCGCCTCTTGCCGAAACATATCATGATAATTTTGTTGTTCATATATGCGAGCATTTGTCGGAAATTATGCGACACACCGCGTCGCAAAATTGGGTCCTACAACAACGACGGCGCGAGGGCGATGAAGATTGAAGTTGTTGTGAGATATAAAACTATAAGGTAGGCCGACCTGACTGACCGAGTGAGTCATCTAGTGCCGGCTATGTTGACCCAAATCTTGTTTGAGACCAACGCACATGACCCACTGGCCTTGAATTTTTAGGTCGGATCAGCGACCCGGCGGGCCGACCGAGCCCATTTCCATCCTGCGCTGACCTGCCCAACATTTCACGTTTCTTCTTCTCGTCTAAAGTTTGCAGCAAGGTTTACGTTACCGCGCTCAGTTCCCAGCGTCGCGTCGGGGGCTGGCCAGATCCGTCATGTACGGCGGCGCCGCGCCCACCCCAACGCCGGCCCTTGTACGTCCTCCACCCCCTTCACCTTGCACTGCACCACTGGCTAATTACACGACGCAACGCAATGTCAGCGTGCAGCCCCCCAATGCAAGCCCCCCACTCATCAGACAGCACAGCAGATGAGTAGTATGATGGCGGCAGGGAGCAGGAGGATGCTCATCCCTCTCAGGCCGCGGCTGCTCTCGCGGCAACGCACTCTCCTTGCCGGCCTCGCCGCCGCCTTCGCGGTGACCCTACTCTCCATCGTCCTCCTGCTCTCCTCCCttcccgcctcctcctcgccgccatcCCGCCGGCGCCACGGCGTCGACACGACATCCACGACCGCGCTTAGTCCACCCGCTCACTGCGGCGCGATGAGCGCGAGCCTGGGGGAGTTCGGCGAAATGATGGTGTCCATGCTCCCGAGGGACCTCGCATTCACCGCCTTCATGCCCTCGCCGGAGTCGTTCCGCCGCGTCCTCGGGCTGCGGCACAACGACAGCGCCGCGGGGCTGAAGGCCAGCGACGACACCTACGCCGTCGTCTCTCGCGTGCTCGGCTTCTCCGCCGTCCCTCTGCGCCTGCGCTCCGGGGACGTGGCTCTGCGCGGGACGGCGCGGCTGCTGGACCTGGACTCCGTGTCCGGGCTGAAGGTGCACGCGTGGAGGGACGTGGACGGGGCTCTCGTCGTCAACGGCGTGCGGTCGGAGTGCGTCGATATCGTCAGGGACGAGACCGTGGTGCATGTCATGGCGGGGGTCCTCATGGACGCCGAGTTCGAGCGATCTCTTTCCCTTCCGAATTAGAGGATCATTGTAGAAGGTTATGCAACTCACGATATATTGATCGGGTGCAATATGCATGTATATATAAGTACAAAGGATAGCCACGTCCTCAACTATACATGGAAGGAGGAGGGCTTGTTGTACAAGAAATACACATATGTATCTACATCTCAacacccccgcagtcgaagcggcaccaTGGTCGACGCAAAGACTGGATCGGAACTCCTCGAAAGATGCGGTAGACAAGCCCTTTGTCATGATGTCAGCAAATTGTTGGGACGTAGGGACATGCAGCACGCGTACATGACCAAGAGCTACCTGTTCGCGAACAAAATGGATatcaatctcaatgtgcttggCGCATCGATGATGAACCGGGTTGGCAGAGAGGTAGACCGCAGAaacattgtcacagtagacaatcgtGGCCTTGTCAACCGGAGACAAGAGCTCATGCAGAAGCTGACGAAGCCAGGAACACTCGGCGACGACGTTGGCAACGGCGCGGTACTCCGCTTCAGCACTGGAGCGGGAGACAgcgggctgccgcttggacgaccaggaGATAAGTGATGGTCCAAGATAGACGCAATAACCAGAGGTCGAGCGGCGCGTGTCAGGGCAGCCGGCCCAATCGGCGTCAGAATAAGCCGTCAGATCCATAGATGATGAAGCCTGAAGTGACAGCCCAAGATCCAAGGTGCCACGGATATAGCGCAGAATGCGCTTGACTGCGGTCCAGTGAGCATCACggggagcatgcatatgaaggcacacctgctgaacagcgTACTGGAGCTCCGGACGAGTAAGAatgaggtactgaagagcaccaacaatcGACCTGTAGAACGGAGCATCTGAAGCAGGAGAACCATCTGTggcagagagcttggccttcgtatcgATAGGTGTGGCAGCCGGTTTGCAATTAAGCATCCCGGCACGGTCCAGAAGCTCATGAgcatacttccgctgatgaagaaagaagccatctGCTCGACGAATAACCTCGATCCCGAGGAAATAGTGCAGAGGACCTAAGTCCTTAATGACAAACTCAGCACGAAGACGATCCGTGAGCTGTCGAAGAAGGGCAGTCGAGCATGCTGTCAAaatgatgtcgtcgacataaagcagcagaaaagcagtagcatcACCCTGGTGGTAGACAAATAGTGAAGCATCGGAGCGAGTGGAGCGGAAGCCAAGCTGAGTAAGAAATgctgcgatgcgctggtaccacgcGCGAGGAGCTTGCTTGAGCCCGTACAGAGATCGAgagagcaagcacacatgatcCAGAGAAGACTCATCCACGAACCCAGTcggctgctgacagaacacctgTTCCTCAAGATgcccatgaagaaaagcattcgaAACATCCATCTGGTGCACAGGCCAGGAGCGAGAGACCGCTAGCTGAAGGACAGTCCGAATCGTCCcaggtttgacaaccggggcgaaaGTGTCTGTGAAGTCAACGCCTGCTTGTTGACGAAAACCCCGAACGACCCAACGGGCCTTGTGTCGGTCAAGAGTACCATCCGGATGAAACTTGTGCTTGAACACCCACTTCCCGGTGATGATGTTGGCCCGAGGGGGACGGGGAACGAGCTGCCAAGTGTGATTGCGTTGcaatgcgtcaaattcctccttcatCGCGGCGAACCACATGGGATCACGAAGCGCGGAACGGGCGGAGGTCGGCAGGGGTGACGGTGACGAGGAAAACGTCGAAGCCACGCAGGTGTACTCATCCGGAGGGTAGCGAGTGCTCGGCCGATGGACACCCAGGCGCGACCGAGTGACAGGGCCAGCGGGTGGTGGCACAACAGCAGACACCGGGGCCGGCGCCAAACCCGGCGGTGAAGAAGCCGGCGACACGCCCGGCTGCAAAGAGGCCGGCGACACGCCTGTCTGCGAAGAAGCCGGGGGAGAAGCGGGCGATCCCGGCGGGCGAGCTGGCACAGCAGCCGGCAAGACCGGCGAGGCTGGCGCTGAAGCCCGCGAAGAAGAGGCCGGAGAGGCCGGCTAAGAAGCCGGCGCGGCGCCCGGCGATGAAGCAGCTGGAGAGGCCGGCGCAGAGGCCGGCGCGGGGCCCGGCGATGAAGCAGCCGGGGAGGCCGGCGTGGAGGCCGACGTGGAGGCCGGCTCGGATGCCGGTGAGCCTGGCGAAGCAGCGGGCAGGAGCCGGAGTGCCGTGCGTCCAGGGGGCGCCCTACGCCGTGGGGCAAAGccagtgtcgggtggttggtgcgacatatgccaaaggatggcttatcattgtgggagccaataaaacgtcgccggtgcctggaaacgggatgaggcgaagacatgcacgccggcgaatcttacccaggttcggggctctccgaggagataacacccctagtcctgctctgcggggtctccgcatgatcactagctcgataaagagtagttacaatcgctcctagagctgatgggatcaagggagaagaagaaccaggctagctcttgcttctctctatctatggtgtgcgtgcgtgtgctatgcttgaaagccaaacatgcagaggtgccaaccctttgcatgggtgctccggggggtttatataggcctaccccccgggggtacaatggtaatccgactgggaactggccccagccatcagtgtctacgcctgccggctcctccgccggctgctgggtcccgccggctgccggctactcggtcggcaggccggccccaccgcctagggtcttgtcggcggctgcttactgtagccgcgcctctgatgatgagggctttgtcgacgtaagagtggctacagtgatccgcgtcgggggctatcactgtagcctcacctcgtcttgtctccttaaatgggctcctgcttcgaggaagggagtcgccggcttctggaggccggctatgctcctggccgactaggaaaggccgggccgccttcacgcctccctctggctgaaggggcccgcagtccttgggccgtgcaggagtgggtcatggatgacgtcgtagctggcgtggctacagtgcccggccgcacgggagacatccctcccgtacggcctcctgtaaccatgcctgcctcgggcttcgggggtcgtgggccgcactgtggccatgccccgtcaggtcgtcattatgtaggggcggttgtggtctcggccggcttctaggagtcggcgttcttcttggccggcttcttggagtcggtgaggctgggtcgccttccgggagtcggctttagtggtagccggccggggaaggcggcccaaatgcttggagtgtttgaaggcccaaaggcctgataaattttctgaagagccaggggtagtcggttaggctacccgtggccaattactccgacagccAGGGCGGACAGGGTCGGCCAAAGAGGGACCGGGCGCCGATGAAGAAGCCGCCTGCTGTTCCTGTTTAAAAGGAAAACACAACTCATCGAAATAAACATGTCGGGATGTGATGACACGGTGGGAAACCGGATCATAGCATCTATAGCCCTTGGTGTTAGCCGGGTAACCGAGGAAGACACACGGAAGGGAACGAGGGGCAAGTTTATGAGGAGAGGTGGCGGCAATACTAGGATAACAAAGACAACCGAAAATACGAAGACCGTCGTATGAAGGAGGAGACCCGAAGAGGAGGTGGTGAGGTGTAAAGTTCCACCGGGTGCGACAGGGACGAAGGTTAATGAGTAGGGTGGCAGTAGCGAGAGCGTCGGGCCAGAAGCGAGGTGGCATGTATGCGTGGAAGAGGAGGGTACGGATGCAATCGTTAAGAGTGCGAAGAATGCGTTCCGCTCGACCATTCTGCTGTGAAGTATATGGATAGGTAAGACAAAAAACAGTGCCATGTGTGGAGAGAAGATTGCGGATGGTGGTGTTGTCGAATTCTTTTCCGTTGTCAGTTTGCAAAGCTAGAATGGGACGACCAAATTGCGTAGACACGTAAGAGTAGAAGGCCGTAAGGG
Proteins encoded:
- the LOC123096992 gene encoding uncharacterized protein, whose amino-acid sequence is MAAGSRRMLIPLRPRLLSRQRTLLAGLAAAFAVTLLSIVLLLSSLPASSSPPSRRRHGVDTTSTTALSPPAHCGAMSASLGEFGEMMVSMLPRDLAFTAFMPSPESFRRVLGLRHNDSAAGLKASDDTYAVVSRVLGFSAVPLRLRSGDVALRGTARLLDLDSVSGLKVHAWRDVDGALVVNGVRSECVDIVRDETVVHVMAGVLMDAEFERSLSLPN